Within the Corynebacterium afermentans subsp. lipophilum genome, the region GGTCGCAGTGGCCTTCGCGGACCATGCGCGGGTGGTGACGTTCGCGATGTTTTCCAGCGCGATACCGGCAGCGCGGTGCTGCGGCAGGTACTTCTCGTCGGCCGGGCCCGGCACGCCGGAGCCTGCAGAGACGTACACGTCGCGGCCGCGGAGGTTGCCCATGTTCAAGAACGGGTCGTTTTCAAAGCGGCGGGGGTTCAGCGAGGAGCCCCACATGGCGTTGACGTTGTACAGGCCGCCGTCGAGAAGCGCGGCTCGCAGTGCGGTCTGGCCGCCCGGCACCGTGGTGGTCAGGTATCCGGAGTAGGACAGCACCTGGCGGAACTGGTTGGGGTGCAGCGCGGCGAGGTTGATCGCGGCGGTGCCGCCCATGGATAGGCCGAGGATGGAGTTGTTCGTCGGCGAAACACCGAAGTGCTGCTGCAGGTAGGGCGGCAGCTCCTTGGTCAGGAAGGTGTCCCACTTGTAGGTCACCGGGTGGTTGAAGTCGTAGGTCGCCGGCGCGTTCCAGTCGGTGTAGAACGAGGACTCGCCGCCTACCGGCATCACCAGTGTGATGTTGTTGTCCTTGAACGTCTGAGCCGCGTTGACGTCGTTAACCCAAGCGTTGGTGATCTCGGTGGCGCGCAGGCCGTCGAGCATGTACAGGCCAGCGTTGCCGGCGCGCTGCGCAGGCTGGATCTGGACTTGGATGTGCCGGTTCATCGCGGGGGACCACACCGTGCAGCGCTGCACCCAGAACCCGACGCGGTCCCACTCGCAGTGGCCGGTGGAGTCGGGTCGCAGCCAGTCACGGTGCGCCGCCGACGCCTGCGGGGCGCCGATGACCGCTGCCAGGCCGGTGACCAGGGCCATCAGCAGCGCGGTGAGCTTGCGGCGCACAGAATTTTTGGAGTTCATAGATCCCCTCAAAACATGTTTTCAGGCAAAAGACACGTTTACGTTACCAATTCGAAACGTGCCCCGCTATTCCCCGGTGTGCGCCTCCACCGGCCAGGCGATCTGGGCGCCGTCCATCCCGGGGTTGGCCCCGTGGCGGATTGCCCGCCGGGTATCGGCGTCGATATAGAGGCCGGGGTCGCTGGAAAGTTCCAGCGTGCGGCCGTTGCCAAGCGAATACCGCACGTTTTTCCAGAACCGCTCCCAGCTCATGGGTTCGCGCGACGTGGCCAGAAGTTCGGAGATCTCGGGGCTGCGCAGCGCGGCGCGCGCCTGCTTCGCGCGCGTGGAGCTGATAAACGGCGGCAGCCCGTCCAGGTAGGTGTCGGTGTCGGCGGCCTGCCAGGCGGGGTCGAGGAATTTGTCGTGGCCGACCCGGCCCTTCGGGTCGCGCGGCATGCGCGCGGCGATGGGGGTTGCCAGACCCACGGTGTCGAGGATGCGCACGTCGAGAGGCGCGTTCATGCTGGTCATGCCCAGGTTGATCAGATACGCCGTCAGCGGCAGGTTGCTCAGATCCGACTCCCCGTCCTCGCGGTCGCGGTAGTACCAGCTGTACAGCTCCGGCTCCGCCGAAACGTAGGCGAGGTTGAGCTGCGCGGCGTCGGTGTCGATGGCCGTGTCCAGCGCGTCGTCCCAGTTCTGCATGAGCTTGGAGCCGAGGAAGTCTTCGGCGTAGCGCGGCGGGTCAGTCAGCTCGCGGCCGACGGCGAGCGTCCAGAACTCCCGCTCGTCCACAATGCCGAGTTCCTTTTCACCGGTCTGGTACGCCTCCCAGTCGATAGGGTGAGCGCGCACGATGGTCACGCCGGCCCACACGGCCACGGCGGTCGCCAGGGCAATACTGACGCGCGTAATGGGCACGGCCATCGCGGGCAGCAGCAGCGCGAACAGGGGCAAAAGCCACATGCGCCCGTGCATGAAGTCGCCGCCGACGCGCAGGACGTAGAGGATGTGGGCGAGCGCGCAGCCGGTGACAAGCAAAACAATTGCTAATCGACGTCCTCCGGTCCCCCGCATCATCCACCCCACCAACGCGGCGGTTGCCAGCACCGGCAGCCAGAGCCAGTAGTAGCCCACGAAGTCTGCGAAGTACTCGAACCCGCGCGCCCACTCGGCGCCGGACGCCGATTTGGCCACCGCGGTGTGCGGGGTGATCAGGCCGTAGTACCCCATGCGGAAAAGTTGGTAGGCGGCTGGCACAGGCAGCGCCGCGGCAAGGATGCCGGGGGTTTTGCGCGGGGAAAACCAGATGAGCAGGATGCCGGTCACACCGCCGTAGAGCGCCAGCTCTGGGCGCACGAGCCAGGACATTCCGCACCAGAAGGCGAGGAAATAGCCGGCTCCCGGCGCGCGGCGTCGCACCGGCTCCGCCCACGCCACCAGGGCAGCCCACCACCCGGCGATCCACAGCAGCGACAGGCCCCATTCCAGCCCTGAAGTGGCGAAGTCGCGCGCCGGCGGCAGCGCCAGGTAGATGATGATGCCGAGCGGGAGCACCGGCCCGACCTTGCCCCAGTAGCGGCCCGCGGCGTAGGTGGCCAGCGCGGCAGCGGCGATGGTGAACAGAAGCGCGAGCCACATGGCCACGTCTTCGAGCCGGGCGTCGGTGACCCAGCCGACGGCTGTGATCAGGTACTGCCACAGGGTGGAGGTGTTGGCCTCCACTCGCTCGCCGGCATTGAACACGGGCCCGTTGCCCGCCAGCAGGTTGCGCACAGTGCGTAGGACGATCAGGCCGTCGTCGGACATCCAGCGGCGGGTCCACCCGCCCCAGAACGCGAAGATGCCCGCGACTACGGCTGCGGCGAGCGCGGAGAGGCGGGCGTTCTTTGTCATTGCGACGATGTTACTGGGTCAAGGCCTACCAGCCTAAGTTCGGCACAATGTAGACGGCCATGGCGATGCAGAACAGCCACGCTACGGCGAGCAGCTGCAGAACGCGGTCTTCCAGGGCGATCTCGTCGGGCGCGCCGCCCTGCCCGCCGTCGACTACGGAGGCGTAGCGCAGGATCGCGATGACAAACGGCACCATGGACACCTGGTACCAAATGGCGGCGGTGCCCCCGACGGCGTTGGACAGTTCGAAACCCCACAGGGCGTACGACATGACCACGGCGGTGGCGGAAAGCGTCCACACGAACCGCAGGTAGGTCTCGGTGTAGCCCTGCAGCGAGCGGCGGATCTCCGCACCGGTTTCCTTCACCAGCAGCAGCTCGGCGTAGCGCTTGCCGGATGCCATGAATAGGGAGCCGAACGCCGCCACCAGCAGGAACCACTGGGACAGGGTGATGTCTGCGGCCACGCCGCCGGCCATGGTGCGAAGCATGAAACCGGAGGACACCAGCGCGATGTCGATCACCGGGATGTGCTTCCAGCCGAAGCAGTAGCCCAGCTGCAGCGCGATGTAGATGCCGATGACCCAGGCCAGCGACGTGCCGTCGGTAGCCAGAAGCGACAGGCCGAGCGAGAGCGCGATGAGCACCGCCGCCATGACGTACGCCAGGTTGATCGGCAGCATGCCGGAGGCGATCGGGCGGAACCGCTTGGTGGGGTGGCGGCGGTCGGATTCGACGTCGCGCGCGTCGTTGATCAGGTAGATCGAGGACGCACCGAAGCAGAACACCACGAACGCCAGGAAGATGTCCACAGCGGTGCGGGAGTTGAAGGCATCCGCGCCGGCGGCCAGGGGCGCGGCCAGCACGAGAACGTTTTTCACCCACTGCTTGGGCCTCAAGCCCTTGATCATCGCGTCCGGGAGGTTCTTCGGCGGCGTCTTCTTCATTACCTGGTCAACGCCGGAGGTGTGCGGCTCCGACTTGATCAGGGGCTCGTCCACGGGTTCACGGGTGTTTGCCACTAGATCCTCTTCTCAGCCTCGATTGCCACCTTCGCCGTCGCCGCGCCCAGGGCAGCACCGGCGAGAGTGTCGGTTGGGTAATGCACGCCGAGCACGTTACGCGACAGCATCATCACCGGCACGAGCAGCCACGGCCACTTGCGTCCGGTGATGTCCGCCAGGTGCGCGGCTGCGGCACCGGTGTTGGCGGCGTGCGAGGAGGGAAACGACAGCTGCGAGGGCGTTTTCACGCCGATCTTCACGCGCGGGTCGTTCGGACGCGGGCGGCGCACGATCCGCTTGAGCACCACGGTCGCGGCGTGCGCGGCGAAGGTGCCCACACCGAGCGCGAGCCATTTGGAGCGCTTTCGCTTATCGACGTCCCCGATGCTCGTTGCGATGGCACCAGCCGTCGCAACCCCGAGCCAGCCCAAATCGTGCTCGCCGAAGTAGCTCAAGCACCGGGCGGCCTTCGCGGTTTCCGGGGTGTACAACTTGTCCTGGATGGCGACAAGCAGGTCGGTTTCTTTACTGGGCATCGAAGACCTTCCCCCAGTTCTCGTGGCTGGCCAGCTCTTCGCGAGCGTCGCGGTAGGTGCGCTTGAGTTCCGGCCAGCGCTCCTTGATCTGGGCGCGGAGTTCCTTCTGTTCGCGCATCAGCTCGTCGGCAAGCTGCTTGTCGCGCTTGCGGAAGGCCACGCCGGTCCCGCCTGCGGTGGACACGGTCGCCGAGTCCACGCGGGCAAGCGTGTACCAGCGCGCCTCGTCGGCGGTGAGGTTGAGCTGCGGCGCGTCCCAGTGCGCGCGGTCCTCGTCCTTGCGCAGGTGCAGCAGCGCCTTGACCGCCCACGGGATCTTCTTGATCTTGGCCAGGCGCCCGCCGATCTTGTTGGTGGGCACGCCCGGCGCGCCGGTCGGCGCGGGCAGCTCGGTCGCGGACGGCAGCACCTGCGCGTCCGAGTACTCCTTACGGATCCCCTGAATCCGCGGCAACGAGGATTCGAGGATGTCGAAGAGCTGGTCCGGGCCAGCGAGGAAGTCGCGCATCGCCTCGTTTTGGATGGCGATTGTGGAGTACTCCATGCAGAAGTAGTGCTTCCCGGTGGATTTCTGCATGTTCTTCAGCATCGCCTCCGGGTTGTCCGGCCCGTAGATGCTGGCCACGATGAGGCGGTTGCGCATGTGGAAGTACGCCTGCCAGTCGATCGCGTCGTCCTTGTCAGCCCACGCCATGTGCCAGATGGCCACGCCGGGCCAGGTGACCGTGGGAAAGCCCGCTTCCTTGGCGCGCAGCGCGTACTCGTTGTCGTCCCACTTGATAAACAGCGGCAGTGGCAGGCCCATCTTCTCCGCCACCACGCGCGGGAAGAGGTTCATCCACCAGCCGTTGTAGTCCACGTCGATGCGGCGGTGCAGCGGGCGCGAGGTGGTCTTCTTCGGATCCAGGTCCTCTTCGTCCGTGCCCACGTACCCCAGCGGGTACTTGGCAAAGTCGTGGTCGTAGACGGCGTGCTTGGCGGCGGAGAACATGAAGATCTCCGGGTCCACGGTCTCTCCGGTGGTGCGCAGCTGCGAGCGGTCCTGCAGGTTGAGCATCTGCCCGCCCACCAGGATCGGCTCTGCTGCGTAGCGGGCGGCCTGCACGGCGCGGACGATGGAATCCGGTTCGATGGCAATGTCGTCGTCCATGTACAGGATGAACGGCGCGTCGGTGCGGTTCAGCGCCTCGTACATGATGCGGGAGTAGCCGCCGGAGCCGCCCAGGTTGCCCTGCTGGAAAATCTCCAGCTTGCCGTTCAGATTCTTCTCGGCTTCGGCGAAGTCCGGCTCGTCCGCCGGGTGTTGGTTGCCCTGATCTGGCATGAGGACGTTGCTGATGCACGCCTCGACGTACGGGTCCTCCGCCAGCGCGTGCAGCGCGTTGACGGCGTCGCGGGGGCGGTTGAAGGTGGGGATGCCCACGGCCACTTGTTTGGGCTGGGGCGGGACCACGGTGCCGTCGTCAAGCACCTGCTCTTTGGGCTCCTGCGGGGAGCACCACGCGGCGTCCGCGATGCGCGTGTCGTCTTCGGCGGTGACGTCGAACCACAGCCAGCCGCCGTCCTCGAAGTTGCTCAGCTTCAGCGGGATTTCGACTGCGCCGGCGGCCTCGACGTTGGTGACGCTGACGCGCGTGCCGTCGTGCTTCGACCGGTAGACCGAGATGGTCGCGCGGCCCTCGACCTCCATGGCCAGGACCACCGTGTCCAGCTGCGACCAACGGCGCCAATAGCTTGCCGGGAACGCGTTGAAGTACGTCTCGAAGCTGACCTCGTTGCCCGCGGGGACCTCGAAGCTCGTGCGGTCGGACCAGCGCAGACGCTGCTTGTTGTGCTCCTGCTCGATCAGGTACAGCATGCGCACGTCGTGCGGCTCGCCCTTTTTGGGCATGAGGACGCGTTGCAGCGTGTCCACGGCGAGGGTCTTGCTCGTCTCCACAGCTCTCACTTTCTGTTGTGGGCAGTCGGAAACCAAGCGTAATCGCTTCAATGGTGATTCCTTGGTGTGGCTCGCGGGGTTTCGCCGGTTGGCGGTTGTAGCCGCATTGGCGCTTGATGCGCATGACCGATACGGTAGCTACGTTTTCACGCCCTCACCTGACCGAGGGGGCACTTTCCCGCGCATTCAGAACGGTAAATTCTATGGCTTTCGCTCACACCGAGATATCTCACGAACCGCCCGCTCCGACGGGGGTTGTGGAGTCCTTCCGCTACGCGTTTTCGTCGCCTACTCGCCTGCGCAAGGAGGTCCTGGCGGGCCTCACCGTCGGGCTGGCGCTCATCCCCGAGGCCATCGCGTTTTCCATCCTTGCCGGCGTTGATCCGGCGCTCGGGCTGTTCGCCTCGGTGATCATGGCCATCACCATCGCGTTCACCGGCGGGCGCCCCGCGATGATCTCGGCCGCCACGGGTGCGGTCGCCCTGGTCATCGCCCCGGTGGCCCGCGAGCACGGGGTGGACTACTTCATCGCGACCGTCTTGCTGGCGGGCGTGCTGCAGATCGTGCTTGCGGCGCTCGGGGTGGCCAAGCTGCAGCGCTTCATCCCGCGGTCGGTTATGACCGGGTTCGTCAACGCGCTGGGTATTTTGATCTTCACCGCGCAGCTGGAGCATCTTATCGACGTCCCAAAGGTCGTCTACGTCCTCGTCGCAGCTGGCATCGCGATCATGATCGGGTGGCCGAAGCTTACGGGCGCCATCCCCGCCCCGTTGATCACCATCGTCGTTATCAGCGCTGTCGTGGGGTTTGCCGGGTTCCGCGTCCCCACTGTGTCGGATATGGGTGAGCTGCCGGAGTCCCTGCCGAGCCTTATCCTGCCGGACGTGCCGCTGACACTGGAGACGCTGCAGATTATCGCGCCGTATTCCCTGGCTATGGCAATCGTGGGCCTGTTGGAGTCGTTGATGACGGCCAAGCTTGTCGACGACATCACCGACACCCACTCCGACAAAACCCACGAATCCTGGGGACAAGGCGTGGCGAATATCGCCTCCGGCCTCTTCGGCGGCATGGGCGGCTGCGCCATGATCGGGCAGACCATGATCAACGTCAAAGAATCCGGGGCGCGCACCCGCCTATCGACGCTGCTGGCCGGCGTGTTCCTGCTCATCCTCATCCTGCTGCTCGGCGACGTGGTGGGCCAGATCCCGATGGCGGCACTCGTGGCGATCATGATCATGGTGTCTGTGGGCACCATCGACTGGCACTCGGTGCACCCGCGCACCCTGAAATTCATGCCGCTGTCGGAGACCGTGGTGATGCTGGTGACCGTCGTAGCTACGCTTGCCACCAGCAACCTCGCCATCGGCGTGGTGCTCGGCGTGATCACCGCGATGATCACCTTCGCCCGCCGCGTCGCACACCTCGCCTCCGTTGAGCAGGTGTCCGCCGAGGACACCACCGACGACGGGCAGGTGGACACCCGCACCTACCGCATCCACGGCCAGCTGTTCTGGGCCTCCAGCAACGACCTGGTCTACGCGTTCGATTACACCGACGCTGCAGAAAACATCGTTTTGGACCTGAGCGCGGCCGAGGTGTGGGACGCCTCCACCGTGGCCACGCTGGACTCCGTTACCCGCAAGTTCGAGGAACGAGGCAAGACCGTCACCATCGTCGGCCTCGACGGGCCGAGCAAGGACCGCCTGGACCGCCTGTCCGGAAAGCTCAACAGCCAATAACGGCGCTTCTCCCGTAGGCTGCGAATCATGCAGTTCAAGGGATACAACGACGACGGGCTCCCCCACGACCCCGCAGGTGGACAACGCAACGGCTCCGGTTCGCCGGCGCGCAACTACGCCATCGGAGCGGCCTGCATCGTGGTGGCCGTGCTCTCGTTTGCGTTCCTCTCCGGCTCCACCGCCGTGTTCATCGGCATCGCAGGTGCGGTGATCGGCGCGGTGTTTCTGGTGATGGGGATCCAGGGCAGCGGCGACCAGCAGCCGGACGCCCTCGAGCAGGGAAACTTCGGCACCCAGGACCCGGGCGCAGACTACGACTGGGACGGCAACTTCCGCCGCGAGTTCGGCGACGGTCAGCACCGCTAAAGCCCGGGCCGGCTAGGTGTTGCCCGGTGGCGTCGGCGTGCCCTAAGCTAATCGCGTTAGCTTAGGCACACCTAACTTTGGGTGCTTTTTGTTTCCGACCGAAAGGGCGAACCTTGAAACGTACTTCCCCATTGTCGCTTCAGCGGCTGACCGCTACCTTCACCACGGCTGCGCTGCTGCTCACCGGCTGCTCCAGCGAGTCCGCAGACTCCGGCCAGCACACCGACGCGGCTGGGTCGAACGACCGCATTGTCACGCTGGGGCTTGGCGACGTGGACACCGTCCTCGCATTGGGGGAACAACCGGTCGGCTACGCCACCTGGGAGGCAGAGGGCTCGGGCGATCCGTCCGGCCTCGGACCGTGGGCGAAAGACAAGCTCACCGGCGAGCCGAACCCGATCCGCAACACCACCACCGAGTTCAGCACCGACACCGCTGAGCAGGTCGCAGCGCTCGATCCGACCAAGATCATCGCAGTCAACAGCGGTTTCGACAGCGACAAGCAGGCCCTGTTGCAGCAGATTGCGCCAGCGACCTTCCATTCCAGCCAACACGAAGACTGGCAGGTGCCGTGGGACGAGCAGATTAAGGAGATCGCGGCGGCGTTGGGTCAGGAAGCTGAGGGCGACAAGCTCATTGCAGAATCCGAGCAGGCTTTCGCCGACTTCCGGCAGGCGCATCCGGAGCTGCAGGGCAAGACAGCGGTCATCGGGATGCCTTACGACGGCAAGCTCGGCGTGTACACGGCAGGCGACGGCCGCGGCTCCTTCATTGAAAAGCTCGGGTTTACCATTCCGGATAAGTTCAACGGTGACGGATCCAGCTTCTTCATCGATTGGTCCCCCGAGAACTACTCCGACCTCAATGACGTGGACTACGTGTTCATCCTGGACTACTACGACGCAATCGACGCGCTGAAAAACAATGCCGCGTTTGCGAACCTCGACGTCAACACACGCGGCGGCGTGCACTGGCTCGACACCGACACCGCCAACGCGATGAGCATGCCCAACCCGCTGACCATCCCGTACGCGATCACACAGATTGACCAGGAGCTCTAGAACGCGCTAGCAGGGCACGATCAGCGGCCCTCCTGCCACCGGGTCCTCGGCGACCACGGCGGGCAGCGAGAATACGTCGGCAAGCAACTGCTCCGACACAACCTCGGCGGGCGTGCCCGCCGCTTGCACCTCGCCGCCTTTCATCACGACCAACTGGTCGGAAAAACGCGCCGCGAGGTTCAAATCGTGCAGCACCATGACCACGGTGCGCCCCATGTCATCGGCGAGACGGCGAATAAGTGCAAGTAGCTCGACGGAGTGGGAAAGGTCCAGATACGTGGTCGGCTCGTCCAAAAGCACGAGCGGGGTGTCTTGGGCGAGCACCATCGCGATCCACGCACGCTGCCGCTGCCCGCCGGAGAGCCGCTCGAGCGGGCGCTCCGCAAACTCGGACACCTGAGTCAGCTCCATCACCTTGTCCACCATCGCGCTGTCTTTCTCCGAGGTCTGGCGCAGCCACGTCTGGTGCGGGTGGCGCCCGCGCCCGACCAGGTCACGCACCGTCAGCCCGTCCGGCGCTACGGGGGTTTGCGGCAGCACCGCGAGCGTGCGGGCGATCTCGCGACGTTTCATCTCCGCGGTGTTTCGGCCGTTCAGGACCACCTCGCCGCGCTCACGCGGGATCAGGCCAGCAACCGCGCGCAACAACGTTGATTTGCCGCAGCCGTTCGGCCCGACGATGGTGGTGACGCCGCCGCGCGGGACGTCGAGGCCGAGCCCGTCGATAATCGTTGCCGCACCATAGCTGACGGTGAGATCACGCACGTGAAGCATTACAAGGTCACCTTTCTGGTCGCGCGCATCAGCGCGTAGAGCAAAGCCGCCCCGCCGAACGCCGACGTGGCCACGCCTACCGGCAGGTCCCCCGGCACAACGGTGCGCACCGCGAGGTCCGCACCGGCGACGATCAGCGCGCCGGCAATCATGGCGGTGCCGAGTGGGGGCGTGGGGGCATTTGCTAATCGACGACCCACGTGCGGCGCCACAAACGCCACAAAAGCAATCGGACCTGAAGCCGCCACCGCCGTCGATGTCAACGCCACGGCAAGCACCATGAGCACAAGCTGGGTGCGCCGCGGATCGACGCCCAGCCCCGCAGCCGTGTCGTCCCCGAGAGAGAGGGCTTCGAGCTGGAATGCCGCCCAGCGCAGCAGCGGCACAACCAGCGCAAGCGCCACCAACACAGCGGCGGCGTCACCCCAACCCGATGATCCGACCGAGCCTGTCACCCACGCCTGGGCTTTGCCCACATCGCGGTAGTCGGCGCGGACGAGGAGGAACGAGTTGTACGCCACCGCCAGGGCGTTGAGGATGATGCCGGCGAAGATGAGCTGAAACGATCCCAGGCCGCCGGCGCGGCTGAGCCACCACATCGCCCCGGAGACCGCAATCCCGCCGACAAACGCGCTCAGCGGCACTCCGAGCGCGCTGAGCAGCACCCCGGTACCACCACCCGCGAGCAGCGCTGTAAGTGCGAACGCTGACGCACCTGAAACAACGCCCAGGATGTCTGGGCTGGCCAGCGGGTTACGAGTGATCGTCTGAAAGATCGCGCCCGCGAATCCGAGCGCGGCCCCCACCGCCAGCGCCGTGGCTACACGCGGCAGGCGCCACTCGACGACCACGGTGCGGGCCATGCCGGTGGACTGCCCGGTCAGGGCGGCGAGGACGTCATGAAGCCCAAGCCCGAATTCACCCACCATGATGCCTCCGAGCGCGACGGCGAGCCCACACGCCGCGAGCACGACATTGACTGCGAACGTGCGGGTCACAGCTTCGCCCCCTTCCGCAGCAAGTACAGGGCGAACGGGGCGCCGACGAAAGCAAGGGTGATGCCAACTTGCAGCTCACCGGGGCGGGCGATGACTCGGCCGGCGACATCCGCGAGGAGTAGCAGCGTCGCTCCGGCAAGCGCGGAGCACGGCAGCACCAGCCGGTAATCCGGACCGGTCAGGGAGCGGACGATATGCGGCACGACCAAGCCGACAAACCCGATCGGGCCCGCCCCCGCCACAGCTGCACCGGCAAGCAGGGCGACCAGCAGGATCCCCACCGCGCGTGCAGCTGCAACGTTGACGCCGAGGGAGTGCGCGACGTCATCGCCCAGGTTCAGCATGTTCACCCGGTTCGCCGTGGCGAACGCGGCGACTAGGCCGACCAGTACGACCGGGGCGACGGCGGCGACGATGTGCATGTCCCGGCCCGCGACGGAGCCCGCCGTCCAAAACCGCATGTCATTGAGACTTTGCGTGCTGGTGAGCACGATGCCGCTGGTCAGCGCGGAACACACCGCCCCGAGCGCGGACCCGCCGAGTACCACCGTGATCGGGGTGGAACCGCGGCTTCGCGCGCTCAGTGCGAAGACGAGCGCTACCGCCATGGTCGCGCCGAGGAAACCGACCCCTACCGCGACCAGCACCGGTAGCGAGCCGAACACGGCGGTTGCCGCAGCCACCGCAAGCGCCGCCCCCGGGGCGATGCCCAGCAGGTTTGTGTCGGCCAGCGGGTTGCGTGTGTGCCCCTGGAGCAGAGCTCCCGCTGTGCCAAGCGCCGAGCCAGCGAGCAGGCCGAGCAGCGTGCGTGGAACCCGCAGTTGGGCAACCACTTGCGCCTCCTCGCTGCCCTGCCCAGATTCGGTGTGGAACGCGAGGGCAAGCCCGTCACGCACAGCACTGACGCTTTCTGCCACGCTCATCTGCCGCGCGCCGACGGCGAGCGAGAGTAACACCGCCACGACAGCCGAAATCCCGAGCGCAATGGCGAATCCCGCGTGTCTAGTCGCACTCATAGCCTGTCACCGCCAATACCCCATGAACGAGACATGCTGGCGCGGCAACCCCGTCTCCTTAACCAACAGGCGGCGCATCGCTTTCACCGAAGTGTTCTTGCCGGCGATCCAGTAGTAGGTGTGTCCGGACGCGCCCGCCCCACCGTTGATGGGCTCCCCGCTTCCCGAATACGTCGGGGTTTCCCAGACATTGTCTCGCTGTACCTCACCGTCGTTATCGGGCTCATCGGCGGTGGGAGCTACTGGGACCCGCAGCGACTCAATGTCCTGCTTAAGCTGCGTGTAGAGCTTGTCCCCATGCCCGGCTTCGGGCTCGGTGCGGAAG harbors:
- a CDS encoding FecCD family ABC transporter permease, which gives rise to MSATRHAGFAIALGISAVVAVLLSLAVGARQMSVAESVSAVRDGLALAFHTESGQGSEEAQVVAQLRVPRTLLGLLAGSALGTAGALLQGHTRNPLADTNLLGIAPGAALAVAAATAVFGSLPVLVAVGVGFLGATMAVALVFALSARSRGSTPITVVLGGSALGAVCSALTSGIVLTSTQSLNDMRFWTAGSVAGRDMHIVAAVAPVVLVGLVAAFATANRVNMLNLGDDVAHSLGVNVAAARAVGILLVALLAGAAVAGAGPIGFVGLVVPHIVRSLTGPDYRLVLPCSALAGATLLLLADVAGRVIARPGELQVGITLAFVGAPFALYLLRKGAKL